Sequence from the Thermococcus nautili genome:
AGCCAAGGGCAAGAATGAGGGCCGAGAGAGCTATTAGCGCGTACCTCGCCTCTTCCCCGAGCGGGTAGGTCAGCGCGAAGGCGAGAACTGCGCCGGCCGAGAAGGGTCTGGCCTTTTTCTTCACCGCCGGAACGATGAGCGGGATATATAGGTAAGGAATCCACTCCATGCTCCCACCGCAAGCGTTTAAAGAGTCCTCCTTAAATGCATACCGATGCTCTCGGTCGTTCTCGTTGAACCTGAGGGGCCGGCGAACATAGGCATGGTTGCGCGGACGATGAAGAACTTCGGCTTCTCGCGGTTAGTCCTCGTGAACCCGAACCTGACCGAGGAGAGCTACAGCTACGCGGTCCACGCTACCGACGTCCTTGAAAACGCGGTCATAGTGGATACCTTTGACGAAGCCTTAGAGCTGTTCGATTTGACCGTCGGAACCACTGGAAAGCCGGGAAAGAGGTTCATACCCTACCGCGCACCGCTCTATCCCTGGGAGCTGAGGGAAACCCTGAAGGACTACCCCGGTGAGGCCGGTCTGTTCTTCGGTCGGGAGAGCATAGGGCTTAAGAACGATGAGCTTGAGAGGCTCGACCTAATCGTCACTATTCCGACGAGCGACGCTTACCCGGTTATGAACTTAGCTCAGGCGGTCGCGGTTATACTCTACGAGCTCTCGAAGGCTAAACCGGAACCTTCCGTCGAAGCCCTAAAACCTGCGACGATGGAGGAGAAGGAGGCGCTAGTAAGAGTATGGGCCGAACTTTTAAACGTCCTCAACTACCCCAAGGACGAGGAGAGGCGGGCTGTCTTCGTCAAGGTCTTCAGGAAGGCAATCGGTAAGGCCTTCCTCTATGGTCGAGAAGTGCACACCCTCATAGGTCCGCTGAGAAGGGCCGTTAAGAGGCTGGAGGAATGCTGAATGCTCGCGGTGGAGAGGTTTAGGGTCAGCGGCCGGGACGTATGGATTGGGGTAATCTTTCACGGCAGGATTCAGGGAATCAGCTTCGCCTTCACGAGGGGCGAGCTTTTGGGGAGAATCAGAAACCTCGCCGAGTTCCTGCGGGGGAGAAACGTTGCCGTTTCCCTCGACGTCCAGCCGAGCAATTACACAGAGCTCGTTTATCGCGTTATGGTTGGGGAGCTTGACAACGGGAAAGCCCTTTCCGAGCTCTCCTTCGAGGGTGTAACGCCCTTTGAGAGGCGCGTTTACGAGTGGCTCACGAAAAACGTTAAAAGAGGCACCGTTATAACCTACGGTAGCCTTGCGAAAGCCCTTGGAACGTCGCCGAGAGCCATCGGCGGGGCGATGAAGAGGAACCCGTATCCGATAATCGTCCCCTGCCACAGGGTCGTGGCGAGCGACGGCATAGGCTACTACAGCTCCGGGATTGAAGAAAAGAAGTTCCTGCTCGAACTTGAGGGGGTGAAAGAATGGACAAGCTGAAGGCATATATAATCGGCTTCCTCGTTGTCCTCCTTGCGGTGGCCGGTTTCATAGTCTACAACTGGGGCTTCTGGAAGCTGGTGCAGGTAATCCTTGCGATAGGCTTCGTCGGATTCACGCTCGCACTGCTGTTCTTCACGGCTCTGACACTCTACGCCGAGAGCTGGAAGTACGGGGCAGTTCTGGCGGTTCTGACGGCGATAGCGGGCTATGGCTCCTACCTCGTGCTCACCTGGCAGAAGCTGGAAATCGTTGGAGGAATCATAGCGTTCTTCGTCTTCCTGCTGGCCTTTGGAATATGGTACATAAGCGAGCCCGATTTGAGCATAGCGGACCGCTTCCGCTCGGCTGAAAAGCTTGAGAGGATGGGACGCTACAAGCAGGCCGCGAGGAAGTACGAGAAGGCCGGAAACTATGAGAAGGCGGCTGAGATGTACCTGAAGCTCGGCTGGCTTGAGAGCGCGGCGTGGGCCTACGAGAAGGCCGGGAAGTATGAGAAAGCTGCCGAGCTCTACGAAAAGCTCTACGAGAAGGAGAAGGACACCTACTACCTGAAGGAGGCCCACGAGTACTGGAAGAAAGCTGGAAACATGGAGAGGGCCGCTAAGGCGCTTGAAAAGTACGCCGAGGAGGAGCCTTGGTTCTGGGAAGATGTTGCCAAGCTCTACGAGGAGCTCGGAAACGAGGAGAAGGCCAGGGAAGCCTGGGAGAAGGCCCTTGAGTACTACACCAAGGAGGCTCAGGAGGAGGGCGTCTTCTGGGAGGACGTTGGCAACATAGCGAGGAAGCTCGGTAGAGAGGAGCTGGCCCGCGAGGCTTACCAGAAGTTCCTCGAGTACTGCCTCAAGGAGGCGGAGGAGGACCCGATGTGGTGGAAGCACGTTGCAGAGGCCTACGAGTACCTGGGCGAGGCGGAGAAGGCTGAAGAAGCCAGGAAGAAGTACGAGGAGTACAGGCAGAGAATCCTTAAGGCCAACGAGGAGACCTCGCACTTCCCTGAGAATTAACCTTTTAAGCTCTCCCTCCCTACCTTTTCTTCGGGGATTGCCTTGGACGAGGAAAAGCCGAAGCTGAACGTTATCAAGCTCTCCAAGATGCCGATAAGGCTCGCGATGGAGGAGAAGTTCCTCCGCCTGAGCCCGGACGACAGGGTCGAGGACCTAATCAAGGGCCTCGAGCACAGAACCTGCGCCGTCGTAACCGACGAGTCCGGAAAACTGCTCGGCTTCATCTCCGTTGACGAGATAATAAACCTCCTCCTTCCGCCGTCCGATTACGTTCTCGTTGGCCTCGACGCCCTCAGGGAGGCCCATTTCGACTGGGACAGGCCGGTAAAGGAGATAATGAACCCCCGGCCGATAACGCTCTCCCCGGACGATAAGCTCGGCTACGCACTCAGCATGATGCTCGAAACCGGCGTGAGGCAGTTCCCGGTGGTCGAGAAGAAGAAAGTCGTCGGAACCTTCTCGGCTCAGAGCGTCATACGCTTGCTCAGGGTCTTCGCGCGGTGAGGGAAGTTGATTGAGCTAATCCTCTACCTCGCGCTCATGCTCTTAACGGCAGAAACCTTCGGCTGGCTGTTCTCGAGGATTGGACAGCCCGTGGTTCTCGGCCAGATAGTCAGTGGAATCCTCCTCGGGTTGGCGTTCCCGCCGACTGAGGAAGTGAAGGACATATCCATGATAGGCGTCCTCATGCTCCTCTTTCTGGCGGGCCTTGAGAGTAGCGTTGAAGAGCTCAAGAGCGCCGGCAAGAGCGGTTTTTCCGTCGCTTTCGTCGGTGTCGTTGTGGCCTTCGCAATGGGCTTTGGGATAGCCTACCCCTTCAAGGGCTTCGACCAGGCCCTCCTCTACGGCGCGCTGACCACTCCGACGAGCGTCAGCTTAACCGTCAGGGTTCTAATGGAGATGGACCGGCTGAAGAGCCGTGAGGGGACTACAATCCTCACCGCGGCGATAGTTGACGACATACTCGGTATAATCGTCCTGACGGTCGTCATATCGTCTCTCGTCTCCGGGGGCGTCAGCGTCGTCAGTCTCGTTGAAATCCTCGCCAAGGTTGGCATCTTCATAGCCCTGATGCTCTTCGCGATGCCGAGGGTTCTCGACTACGCCCTCAGGAAGGTCGTGAGGATAGGATTCGCCGATTCGACGGTTACCCTTTCAATGGCCGCCCTCTTCGCTTTCGCATACCTTGCCGAGCACATGAACCTTGCCTCTATCCTGGGTGCCTACCTGCTCGGCCTCGCGCTGAGCGAAACCGAGTTCAGGAAGCCGATTTTCGAGCACTCAAGGATAATAGCTCATTCGGTCTTCGTCCCACTGTTCTTCGTCGACGTCGGTATGAACATACCTGTTAAAGACCTCAAGAGTGCTGGACTCTTCGCGGTGCTCTTCAGCCTCGTGGCGATAGTGAGCAAGGTAATCGGCTGTGGAATCGGGGCGCTAATCGGCGGTATGAGCCCGAGGGAAGCCCTCCGCGTCGGCGTTGGAATGGTTCCGAGAATGGGCGTCGAGCTCGCGATGCTGGCGATAGCGATGAAGGCCGGCATAGTCGGGAGCGACGCCTACCTCGTGATAGTCCTGATGATATTCCTGAGCACCCTCGTTACCCCACCGCTCCTCAAGCTTGCCTTCAAGGGTCAGTAGACGTCTCCAGAGTCTTCGAGCTCCCTCAATTCCTCCTCAATTTCCCTCTCTTTCCGTTCGGCGTAGCGCTTGAGGTAGTCCGCGAGAACGTAGAGCGCAACTCCGCCAAGGGCCGTGAGAAGAAACGCCGCCGCGAGGGTTCCGAGGGTTACGTCGCCTCCGGACGGCAGGGGCATCGTCACCACCGGAGACCTTTCGAAGAAGGCCGTTAAAATCTTCCGCCAACCTTTTAAGAGCCCCGGCGAACCTTAGCCGGTGGTTGAGATGATGGGAATGAACCCAAGGCAGATGAAGAAGCTCATGCGCCAGCTCGGCATAAAGATGGAGGAGATGGAAGGCGTTAAGGAGGTCGTTCTTAAGCTTGAGGGCAAGGAAATAGTCCTCAAGAACCCCGTTGTCACTGTTATGGTCGTCCAGGGCGAGAAGACCTACCAGATTGTCCCCGGGAGCGAGGAGGTGAGGGAGGTCATAGAGATTCCCGAAGAGGACATCGAGCTCGTCATGGAGCAGGCCGGCGTTGACAGGGAAACCGCGCTCAAGGCCTTGAAAGAAACGAAAGGGGACATAGCGGAGGCAATCCTCAAGCTCAGCGGGGAGTAATCACTCCTTCTTGAACTTCTCTATTGCCTTCATGAGCGGTATGAGGTGCATTAACGCCGGGCCTCCGGCCATAAGAACTGCGACCAAACCGGCCTCTATGAGCTCCTCCGGCTTCGCTCCCGCCTCCAAAGCTTTCTGGGTGTGGAGGTAGATGCACCACTCACAGCCCTGGGCAATGCCGAGGGCGAGCGCTATAAGCTCCTTCTCCCTGGTTGTAAGGGCCTTGTTGTCGAGGGTCTCGCGGAGGAACCTTGAGAACGCGGCAATCTCCTTCGGGTGCTCCTTCCCGAGCCTGTCAAGGAGCTCCTCAATCTCCTTAAGCTTGACCTCAACCTCGGCGTACTCCATAGAAACCACCGAGGTAAGTTGGGAAAAAAGAATCTTAAGGCTTTCCTGAACGAAACGTTCTCAACCACTCGTTGGAACTATTCCCTGCCTGCGCATCTTCAGGATGTCGTCTATAACGTCTACCAGCCCCGCTATTATCTGGTCGTACTTGCCCCCGTCCTTTCCGTAGATTTCCTTCAGCTTGTCCTCAAGTGCGAAGAGGTCTTCGGTGTCGAGGTCAAGGAGCTTCTGGGCTTCCCTTGCAATCACGCGGAGCGTGACCCCCCTGGTTCTGTCGTCGTCGAGCAGTTTCAGAACGAGCTTGAGCATGCCTGAGAGCATTTCCCTTGAAGGAAGCCTGTCCGAGAGCCGGGCCATGAGCTCAAGGGCTCCTTCAACGTCCCTCTCCTTACCGGACTTGAGGAGCGTGTCTAGTAAACTGCTGAAGAACTTGGAGGTTCCCGGGTAGAGGGCGTAGATATCAGCTAAAACCCTCGCGGCGGTTTCCCTTGCCCAGGGGTTCTTGCTCTTCAGGAAGTCCCCGAGAACCGGGAGAATTCTGTAGGCGTCGCTCGGGGTTAGATGACTCGTCAGCCTCGCCACAATCCAGAGCGCGTCCATTCTCCTGCTGTAGTCGTCGCTCTCCAGCATGCCGAGAACCCTGTCCATGACCTCCGGGTCGAGCTTTGCCATCTCCGCCACTATCTCCGTTTTTCCGGCGTCCAAGAGCCTCTCGATGTCGTCTATGCTGTACTGGCTTATTTCGAGCCTCTTCTTGGCTTCGGTCTCGCTCACGAGCTCTTCGCTCGTTACCGCGCTTTTCTCGAGCTTCTCAAGAACCTGCGACGCCTTGACACCGAGCTTGACGTCTCCCTTGAGCTCCTTTATCCTCGTTATCGCCTTCAGCTTGTTCCTCGTGCTTATATCCTTCTCGCGGGAGAGCATCCTCTCGATAGAGTACAGTGCCCTCTCAACGACGTAGGGGTCGGGATGGGCAAGTAAATCGGCTATCCCGTCGAAAACTTCGTTCAGGACCTTTCTATCGTCGGTCTTCATCGCCATCTCTGTAAGGGCCGTTATAGCCGCGCTCTGAACTTCCCTCTTCTTGCTCGACCCTATGAGCGAGAACAGCCAGCGGATAATCTTGTACGCTATCTTCGCGACCTTTGCGCCGAGCTTTCCAAGTCCCTCTGCCGCGTACTCGCCGAGGACAGGCATTCCGGACTTCACCACGTCCTTCAGGGCCTCGGTGACCCTCTCGTACTCCTCGTCGGTGAGCTCGCCGGTTTCGAGGAGTGCGTTTATGAACTCCAGCGCCTTCAGCGCCACCCGCTCATCGTCGTCCTTCACGAGCCCAAGAACCGCGTCCAGCGCGAGCTTCTTCCTCTCACCGTCAAGCTTTCCCTCGGAGAGCATGTCTATAAGCACTTGAACCACGTTGGCACGCACGTGGGGGTTCTCGTCGTTCAACAGTTCGAGCAGAACCTTGAAGACCTTGTCGTACTCCTCGGCCAGCGCCCGAACCTCCTTGAGGCGCCAGGCGAGCAAATCTTTTCTAAGGCCCTCCTTGTCAACTATGATATCGCCACCTTTTAGCACGGCGAGAAGCGTCAAACCCAGCATAGTCTCCCCCCACTATATTACGGTGCGTTAGGATTTAAGCTTAGCCCAAAGGTTATTAAGGGCCCCTCCGATGGGTGGACGATGAGGGCAGTAGGCGTCATAAGGTACTCGCGAAGGGAGAGGCTCAGCAGGGAGGAGTTCGAGGAGCTCTTGAGGAGCGCCGGTTACGAGGTTCTGGCCGTTCTTGAGCAGAACAGGGAGGAGCATCCGCGCTACAACATCGGAAAGGGGAAGCTGGAGGAGCTTAAGGAACTCGTCAGGGAGCTTAAACCGGACAAGGTGGTTTTTGCGAACCGGTTAACGCCTTCCCAGGCCTACAACCTCTGGAAGGAGCTTCGCGTTGAGGTCATCGACCGCTGGCAGCTCGTCCTTGAGATTTTCGAAAAGCGGGCCCACTCAAAGGAGGCCAAACTTCAGGTGGAACTCGCGAGCCTCCAGTACGAGGTTCCGCTCGTGAAGGAAGCGATAAGGCGGATAAAGCTCGGCGACAGGGCCGGTTTCAAGGGAATGGGTGAGTACCAGACCCAGCAGTACCTCAAGCACATCAGGTACAGAATGGGCAAGATAAGGAAGGAACTTGAGAGGGTCAAGGCCGAGCGGGAAATCAGGAGGAAGAAGCGCGAGGAAGTCGGCTTTATCCTCGTCTCCCTTGCTGGATACACGAACGCCGGCAAATCAACGCTCCTCAACGCCTTAGCTGGAGAGAGCGTCGAGGCAAGGAACCAGATGTTCACGACCCTCGACACAACTACCAGGCGCTTCAAGCTCGGGAGCAAGAGGGTTCTCGTCACAGACACTGTCGGCTTCATAGATGGACTGCCACCTTTCATAGTTGAAGCCTTTCACTCGACGCTTGAGGAGATTGTCAAGGCCGACATAGTTCTCCTCGTCCTCGATTCGAGCGAGCCCTGGCGCGAGATAGCGAGGAAGTTCCGGGCGTCGGTAAACGTTCTCCGCGAGCTCAAGGCCCTCGACAAACCATTGGTCGTTGTCCTCAACAAGGTTGACCTGATTGAGAGAGAAGATGCCGAGGAGAAGGCGAGGCTTTTGACTGAGCTGAGCGAGAACCTCGGGGTCTCGATTGAGGGAGTGGCGAAAGTTTCGGCCAAGGAGAGGCAGCTTGACGAGCTCTACTCGCTCCTCGAACGGGTTCTCCTCAAGCTTCCCAAGTACGGGGCCTTTGAGATAGTTGTTGAAGACCCCTCAAGGGTTCCGGCGGTGATGGCCTTCCTGAGCTCGGTTGGTGAGGTTCTGTCGGTTGAGTATGGCGACGTAACGAGGATTAGGGCCTACGTCCAGACCGGTATGCTGAAGGAACTCACGAGAATGGGGGTAAAGATAGAGAGGCTAAAGCATCCCGGCGATGCTGAAGAGCTTGACGAGGACGAAGGAAATCACGATGGCCGTTAAAGGCGTCGCGACCCAGCCGAAGAGTATGTCCCTGATTACCCTCCTGTCAACGCCCTGACCGACGACGAGGCCGACCCCGACGACGCCTCCGACGATTGACTGGCTTGAGCTGACGGGCAGTCCGAGGAAGTTGGCGAGGCTGACCGATATCGCCGAGCCGAACTGGGCCGCGAAGGCTGAAATCGGGCCGAGGGCGGTTATCTTCTTTCCAACGGTGTGCATCACCGCGTAGCTGAAGGTAAGAGAACCGATGGCTAGGCTTATCGCGACGAGAACGCCCGCCGTCTTGGGCTCCATGAATCCCGCCCCGACTATCGGGCCCGAAGCGTTCGCGACCTCGTTGGTTCCGAAGTTGAAAGCCATGTACGAGCCACCGAGAATCGCGAGGGCCTTGTAGAGGGCTTCAATCGTCGAGACGCTCTTGATTTCTGAAATCACCCGGGAGTAGAACTTGTAGAGAATCATCGCAAGGATTCCCGAGAGTATCGGTGAGATAACCCACGCGGCCGCTATTTTCCCGAGGGTGGACCAGTTCACTGGGGCGTTCATCGCCAGACCAACGCCTATAACGCCGCCGACTATGGCCTGGGTGGTTGATACCGGAAGGCCTTTGACAGTTGCCACCGTGACCCAGATTCCGGCGGCGAGGAGAGCTATCAGGGCCATCTCCATCGTGAGAAAGCCCTCCGGGACTATGCCCTCTCCGACGGTCTTCATGACCTTGTAACCCTTCAGGTAAGCCCCGAGAACGACGAATATCGCTATCGTGAGAGTCGCCTGCCGAAAGCTCAGTATTCCCGAACCGACGGCGGTTCCCATAGCGTTCGCCGAATCATTTGAGCCTATGTTCCAGGCTATGTAGAAGGCCACTGCGATTATAGCAACCGCAAGTCCCTCCATCGCTCACCACTGGCTATATAGTCTATATAGTCAATTAAAAAAGTTTTCGAGAAACGATGAGCGGAAAAAACCATCGGAGGAATTTAAAGTTCACCCTTACCCAGAAAATCCCGTTTAGGGTTCCTTAACACGATACCGAAACCTAAATAAATGTTTCGGACTAACTACCGGTGAAAAACCCACAGGAGGCAGGGAAGATGATTGAGATACGTTTTCACGGTAGGGGTGGACAGGGTGCCGTTACGGCCGCCAACATCTTAGCCTCTGCAGCGTTCAAGCAGGGAAAGTACGTCCAGGCGTTCCCCTTCTTCGGTGTTGAGAGGCGTGGAGCACCGGTTACCGCATTCACCAGAATTGACGACAAGCCGATAAGGATTAAGACCCAGATTTACGAGCCCGACATCGTCGTCGTCCTCGACCCGAGCCTTCTCGACACCGTTGACGTTACTGCCGGTCTCAAGGACGGCGGAATCGTTATCGTCAACACCGAGAAGAGCAAGGAGGAGGTTCTTGAGAAGCTCAAGAAGAAGCCGGCCAAGCTGGCCCTCGTCGACGCCACCACCATCGCCCTCGACATACTCGGCCTTCCGATTACCAACACGGCCATCCTCGGTGCCGTTGCCAAGGCCACCGGCGTCGTCGAGCTCAAGTACGTCCAGGAGGCCATCAAGGAGACCTTCTCAGGAACCCTCGGCGAGAAGAACGCCAAGGCCGCTGAAGAGGCCTTCAACAAGACCGTTGTCTACGAGCTCTAATCTTCTCTTCCCTTCCTTAACCGAGGCGGGTGGTGGTAAAGTTGAACACCTTGTTTGGAGAAAAGAAAGCCCAGGCTGAGAAACTCGTCTTCACGTCAGTGGAGCAGTACCCCGAGGCGCCGATAACCCTTGGAACGACCCTCAGCAACTTCACGGGTGACTGGAGAACCTTCATACCCGTTGTGGACGACGACAAGTGCGTCAAGTGCTACATCTGCTGGAAGTTCTGCCCCGAGCCTGCAATCTACATCCGCGAGGACGGTTACGTCGGGATAGACTACGACTACTGTAAGGGTTGTGGAATCTGCGCGAACGAGTGCCCGACCAACGCCATAACGATGGAGAAGGAGGAGAAGTGATATGGCGGAGTACAAGCCGATTAGGAAGGTTGTGAGCGGTAACTATGCAGCTGCCTACGCGGCCAAGCACGCCCGCGTCCAGGTCGTTGCCGCTTACCCAATCACCCCGCAGACGAGCATCATCGAGAAAATAGCCGAGTTCATAGCCAACGGAGAGGCAGACATCCAGTACGTCCCCGTCGAGAGCGAGCACTCTGCCATGGCGGCCTGCATAGGTGCTTCCGCCGCTGGAGCGAGAGCTTTCACCGCAACCTCCGCCCAGGGTCTCGCTCTCATGCATGAGATGCTCCACTGGGCGAGCGGTGCGAGGCTCCCGGTTGTGATGGTCGACGTCAACAGGGCCATGGCTCCCCCGTGGAGCGTCTGGGACGACCAGACCGACAGTCTCGCTCAGCGCGACACCGGCTGGATGCAGTTCTACGCCGAGAACAACCAAGAAGTCTACGACGGCGTGCTCATGGCCTTCAAGATAGCCGAGACCGTCAACCTTCCCGCGATGGTGGTCGAGAGCGCCTTCATACTGAGCCACACCTACGACGTCGTCGAGATGATTCCGCAGGAGCTCGTTGACGAGTTCCTTCCGCCAAGGAAGCCCCTCTACGACTTAGCGGACTTCAGCCAGCCGTTCTCGGTTGGAGCCCTCGGTGGGCCGAACGACTACTACGAGTTCAGGTACAAGATAGCCAAGGCCATGGAGGACGCAGTCAAGGTCATCAAGGACGTCGGTAAGGAGTTCGGCGAGCGCTTCGGCAGGGACTACAGCGAGATGATTGAGAAGGGCTACGTTGACGATGCCGACTTCGTCTTCATGGGTATGGGCTCGCTCATGGGAACCGTCAAGGAAGCGGTGGACCTGCTCAGGAAGGAGGGCTACAAGGTCGGCTACGCGAAGGTTAGATGGTTCAGGCCGTTCCCGAAGGAAGAGCTAAGGGAGATAGCCGAGAGCGTCAAGGGCATAGCCGTCCTCGACAGGAACTACTCCTTCGGCCAGGAGGGCATACTCTTCAACGAGTCCAAGGGCGTTCTCTACAACACCGACGCCAGGCCGATAATCAAGAACTACATCGTCGGACTCGGTGGCAGGGACTTCACGGTTGGAGACGTCAGGGCCATAGCGGAGAACATGAAGAAGGTTATCGAGGCAGGAAAGCTCGATAGAGAGGTTGAGTGGTACCACCTCAAGAGGTGAGAACGATGGAGATTCCCGAGAACGTTAGAAAAAGGCTGAGCATTCCCGCTGAGGAGCACTTCTTTGCCGGCCACACGGCCTGCCAGGGCTGTGGCGCCTCGCTCGGAATAAGGTACGTCCTCAAGGCCTACGGCAGGAAAACCATCTTCGTCATCCCCGCGTGCTGTTCGACCATCATAGCCGGTCCCTGGCCCTACACCGCGCTTGACGCTAACCTCTTCCACACCGCCTTCGAGACCACCGGTGCTGTCATAAGCGGTATCGAGGCGGCACTCAAGGCGAGGGGAATAAAGGTCAAGGGCGACGACGGGGTTATGGTCGTCGGCTGGGCCGGCGACGGTGGTACAGCGGACATAGGCCTTCAGGCCTTGAGCGGCTTCCTCGAGAGAGGCCACGACGCTGTTTACATAATGTACGACAACGAGGCTTACATGAACACCGGAATCCAGAGGAGTTCCTCAACCCCCTACGGAGCCTGGACCACCAACACACCGGGAGGAAAGAGGCACTTCCTTGAGAAGAGGCACAAGAAGAAGGTCATTGACATTGTCATCGCCCATGAGGTTCCCTACGCGGCCACGGCAAGCGTCGCCTTCCCGGAGGACTTCATAAGGAAGCTCAAGAAGGCCAGGAAGGTTGAGGGTCCGGCTTTCATACAGCTCTTCGCCCCCTGTCCGACGGGCTGGCGCTCACCAACCGATAAGAGCATCGAGCTCGCCCGCCTGGCAGTTCAGACCGCCTACTTCCCGCTCTTTGAGTACGAGAACGGAAAGTACAAGATAAACATGCCCTCGCCCAAGAAGGAGCCGAAGCCGATAGAGGAGTACCTCAAGCTCCAGGGCAGGTTCAAGTACATGACCAAGGAGGACATTGAGTACCTCCAGAGCTGGGTGCTTCGCGAGTGGGAGAAGCTCAAGAAGCTCGCCGAGGTCTTCGGCTGACCTTTCCTTTTCCAACTTTGGGTTTCCATAAGGTTTAAGTTTCCATCTGACAACTCACCAGGGGTGATACATATGGCTGAGAGCCCGTTTAAGGCCGACATAGAGAGGGTTCAGAAGGAGTATAGCGAAAAGATGACGCCGGGAGCGATTGCCTACATCCCGGGGAGTAGCGTAATAAACAAGACCGGTTCCTGGCGTGTCTTCATGCCGGAGTTCAACAGGGACAAGTGCGTTAGGTGCTACCTCTGCTACATCTACTGCCCGGAGCCGGCCATCTACCTCGACGAGGAGAACTACCCGGTCTTCGACTACGACTACTGTAAGGGTTGTGGAATCTGTGCGAACGAGTGCCCGACCGACGCGATAATAATGGTTAGG
This genomic interval carries:
- the porA gene encoding pyruvate ferredoxin oxidoreductase, which produces MAEYKPIRKVVSGNYAAAYAAKHARVQVVAAYPITPQTSIIEKIAEFIANGEADIQYVPVESEHSAMAACIGASAAGARAFTATSAQGLALMHEMLHWASGARLPVVMVDVNRAMAPPWSVWDDQTDSLAQRDTGWMQFYAENNQEVYDGVLMAFKIAETVNLPAMVVESAFILSHTYDVVEMIPQELVDEFLPPRKPLYDLADFSQPFSVGALGGPNDYYEFRYKIAKAMEDAVKVIKDVGKEFGERFGRDYSEMIEKGYVDDADFVFMGMGSLMGTVKEAVDLLRKEGYKVGYAKVRWFRPFPKEELREIAESVKGIAVLDRNYSFGQEGILFNESKGVLYNTDARPIIKNYIVGLGGRDFTVGDVRAIAENMKKVIEAGKLDREVEWYHLKR
- a CDS encoding 3-methyl-2-oxobutanoate dehydrogenase subunit beta, encoding MEIPENVRKRLSIPAEEHFFAGHTACQGCGASLGIRYVLKAYGRKTIFVIPACCSTIIAGPWPYTALDANLFHTAFETTGAVISGIEAALKARGIKVKGDDGVMVVGWAGDGGTADIGLQALSGFLERGHDAVYIMYDNEAYMNTGIQRSSSTPYGAWTTNTPGGKRHFLEKRHKKKVIDIVIAHEVPYAATASVAFPEDFIRKLKKARKVEGPAFIQLFAPCPTGWRSPTDKSIELARLAVQTAYFPLFEYENGKYKINMPSPKKEPKPIEEYLKLQGRFKYMTKEDIEYLQSWVLREWEKLKKLAEVFG
- the porD gene encoding pyruvate synthase subunit PorD → MAESPFKADIERVQKEYSEKMTPGAIAYIPGSSVINKTGSWRVFMPEFNRDKCVRCYLCYIYCPEPAIYLDEENYPVFDYDYCKGCGICANECPTDAIIMVRETK